TTCCGGCGCGGCATCCGCGACCGCCACGAGTTCGCGGAACCCGCCGGGGAGCAACGCACCAGTTTCATCGACACGCGCGACATCGCCGCCGCCGCCGTGACCGTCCTCACGCAGCCCGGCCACGACCGCCGCGAGTACCCCCTGACCGGCCCGCAGTCCATCGACCGGCACGCTGTTGCCGCCGCCCTGAGCGGCGCCCTGGGCCACACCATCACCTACCGCCCCGTGGACGACGACGGCTTCGTGGACTTCCTGGTCTCCACCGGCGAGAGCGACGAGGAGGAAGCGCGCGGCATCGCCTCCATCTACCCGCCCATCCGCGCGGGCGACACCGCCCCCACCACCCCCGACCTGCACGCCCTGACCGGCAGCACCGGCCACACCATCGAGGACTTCGCGCAGCACTACCGGCAGGACTGGCTGATGGCTGATGGCTGATGGCTGATGGCTGATGGCTGATGGCTGATGGCTGATGGCTGATGGCTGATGGCTGATGGCTGATGGCTGATGGCTGATGGCTGATGGCTGATGGTCAACAGCGTGTGCGCGACGCGGCCAGCCACGTCAAGGCCAATCCGCTGCCCACTCCCCTCCTCAGCGGGCGGTCAGGAGCACGTCCGGCAGGTCGCCGATCAGGGCGTCCACGCCGAGTGCTTTCAGGCGGGCCACCTGCGCGGCGTCGTTCACGGTCCAGGTGTTCACGCGCCAGCCGTTCGCGCGGGCCTGGGCCATCAGGGCGTCGTCGATCAGGGGATGCATGGGGTGCATGGCCGCCGCCTGCACGCGCCGCATCACCACCGGCACGAGGTCCAGCGCACCCAGACGGTAAGCACGGTGAAACAGGAAGCCGCGCTCGATGTCCGGCGCATGATGCCGGGCCGCGTCCAGCACCAGCGGACTGAACGAACTGACGATCACCCGCCGCGACAGCCCGTGCGCGCGGATGGCATCCAGCGTGCGGTGCACCCGGTCATCCGGACGGGCCCCCTCGAACTTGATCTCCACGTTCACGAACGCCCCCGTATCCGCCGCCCACGCCAGCGCGGCGTCCAGCGTCGGCACGTGCGCGGGCAGATCGGCGGCGTTCATCCCGGGGAGCGACCCGCCGCCCTTGAGCGCCGGATCATGATGAATGACCAGCGTGCCGTCCATCAGGCGGCGCACGTCCAGTTCCACGCCGTCCAGCCCGGCGTCCATCGCCGCCTGAAACCCGGCCAGGGTGTTCTCGGTGTGCAGTCGGGGCGTGCCACGGTGACCCAGCAGAAGCGGCTTCATACCCCGCAGGCTACCCGCCCGGCGTCAGGTGCGCCTCATCGTTCAAGGCGCGGGGGTCAGGGGACGGGAGCGGCGCGGTAGTGCTGGGCCGTGCGGCCCTGGTCGTCCTTCCAGGCGTCCCATCCACTAACGGGCCG
This genomic interval from Deinococcus depolymerans contains the following:
- a CDS encoding NAD(P)H-binding protein; this translates as MILVTAATGNVGRELVPQLLSAGQQVRAGTRHPQGAAFPNGAHATHFDFSDEASVREAATGTQSVYLIVPETVGTETLKRALSVMKEAGVERVVLQSGFGAERGDNPLGEAEDAVRDSGLTWTVLRPNWFMQNYNQMFRRGIRDRHEFAEPAGEQRTSFIDTRDIAAAAVTVLTQPGHDRREYPLTGPQSIDRHAVAAALSGALGHTITYRPVDDDGFVDFLVSTGESDEEEARGIASIYPPIRAGDTAPTTPDLHALTGSTGHTIEDFAQHYRQDWLMADG
- a CDS encoding glycerophosphodiester phosphodiesterase yields the protein MKPLLLGHRGTPRLHTENTLAGFQAAMDAGLDGVELDVRRLMDGTLVIHHDPALKGGGSLPGMNAADLPAHVPTLDAALAWAADTGAFVNVEIKFEGARPDDRVHRTLDAIRAHGLSRRVIVSSFSPLVLDAARHHAPDIERGFLFHRAYRLGALDLVPVVMRRVQAAAMHPMHPLIDDALMAQARANGWRVNTWTVNDAAQVARLKALGVDALIGDLPDVLLTAR